The window GCATCATCTCCATTATCATCCCGTTCACTCCCACGGAACCACGACCAATCCTGAAAAATAAAATCATTGAGCTGTATCATAGGTGATTCAAGATTCACCCCCACCTCATACAATTCACCTCTTCTGGTTACCAATATATTCCCGCCAAGACTGCTGGAGCCGGTTTTTATCATGGCATCTGTCAAATGAAAGACATTATCGGCCAGACGCAGTGCGCCGGAGATTTCAAAGCTTGCGAAAGGTGGGAGGTCAAATTGCACAAGAGTATCCAAAGTACTCAGATCTTCACCGGTAACTGTTGCCTCAACCGCCAGTTCCTTGTGGCTCTCTGACAGGTTCACCGCACCCCGCAGGTCGAAAACCGTCTCGGCTATAGCGAGCTGTAACTCCGTCCAGGTGAACTCATCTTCGATTAACTCTTCAAGTGAGGCAAAGGATACCTCAAGAGAGTAGGCCTGGCCAACCAACTCTCCATCCATCCGTAACTGGGCAGGCTCTCCGGCCAACATTGTTCCAACACATTGCTCTACACGAAATTTTGGCTCCATGTGATCGCTTTCTTTTGACCCCATCCCTGCTTCATGGACAAAGAAGCTGATATCCTGCATCTTCAATTCCTTTACAACCAGGCTATCTTTTCGCAAACGTTCTGCCCTCGGTGGCCTTTGCTGATCTCCCACGCCGGCATCCTGGTCATTCACCTCTTTGCTCTGTTTTTCCTGTTTTTCACCTGTCTCCTCCTTAACCCAGTTGACTCGGCCATCGCTGGTTTCTTCGAGCGTTACTGTCAGCTCGTCCACCAAAATCCTTGAAAAGTAGATTTTCCATTCCAGCAAAGGCAGCAGTTCAAGTTCCAATTCCGCTGAACCCAGATACATAAAAGTATCTGTTTCAAATACTTCAGGATTACCTATACGTAATCCTTTTATTGCAAACACGGGATGCAATGAGGTTTTGAGCTCTATCGTTTCCTCTATGGCGACCGGACGCTCAAGCAGGTTCTCCACTGCAAGCTCAATTGGAGCCTTCACCGCCGTTAGCGGCAACGGAATCCTGAACAGGGCCAACACCACCAAACCTAA of the Desulfosediminicola ganghwensis genome contains:
- a CDS encoding AsmA family protein → MSSLVLRFIRLSIYLFFFTVLFLLLGLVVLALFRIPLPLTAVKAPIELAVENLLERPVAIEETIELKTSLHPVFAIKGLRIGNPEVFETDTFMYLGSAELELELLPLLEWKIYFSRILVDELTVTLEETSDGRVNWVKEETGEKQEKQSKEVNDQDAGVGDQQRPPRAERLRKDSLVVKELKMQDISFFVHEAGMGSKESDHMEPKFRVEQCVGTMLAGEPAQLRMDGELVGQAYSLEVSFASLEELIEDEFTWTELQLAIAETVFDLRGAVNLSESHKELAVEATVTGEDLSTLDTLVQFDLPPFASFEISGALRLADNVFHLTDAMIKTGSSSLGGNILVTRRGELYEVGVNLESPMIQLNDFIFQDWSWFRGSERDDNGDDASEVPKQKKEESAEVLRRLIDPEVLKNIDSFGIIQAQSVRSGRDELGKGVLSLTIKEGRLAIEPLQLNVPGGGITLQASLKPGYRDSDATLSAKIANFDIGVLARRKDPETEMGGLVNLDVDLQATASTLDTVLERGTGHFDFSGQMKNIKAGAVDLWAVNLVTAMLTSTKDSSSKVNCAVGRWSVQDGILTSDVLFVDTGKIRICGSGTIDFANNSLNLLVQPTPKKAEYFNVATPIEIKGRFDEVKVGVAGGGVLGSAVRFLTSPVFTPLKKIVTVKIPEDGSDVCNMVLGAEARDDIQVPGCN